The Triticum dicoccoides isolate Atlit2015 ecotype Zavitan chromosome 6A, WEW_v2.0, whole genome shotgun sequence genome has a window encoding:
- the LOC119315488 gene encoding anther-specific proline-rich protein APG-like has product MRRPAVVAVALLLLIAWQPSPGRTAAAMDEQDDDPPARSLPPPDEQDDDPPTRSMPPPSDEQDDNPPLRSMPPPPSDEQEDNPPVRSMPPPPPSDKQEDNPSWPGLPLLPPPPPPEESDAPGVPSLPGSMPLPPPPPAAEPAAPPTRPRRARLPPRQDDPPEPEPPELPRHRRTPKDPTPPRTVVPPQEPGWAAVPLPMAPMPAPGRPINYSTTGWTTMLVFGDSTVDPGNNNRLQTVMRANFLPYGAGFLGGRPTGRFSNGRLITDILGTDALFFPCIYFAGKLCMHKVPLGFSSNQMVVELMCSYRIDVFGRKRKD; this is encoded by the exons ATGAGGAGGCCGGCGGTGGTTGCGGTGGCACTGCTCCTGCTCATCGCATGGCAGCCGTCGCCGGGGAGGACGGCGGCCGCGATGGACGAGCAGGACGACGATCCACCTGCCCGCAGCCTGCCGCCGCCGGACGAGCAGGACGACGATCCGCCCACACGAAGCATGCCGCCGCCGTCAGACGAGCAGGACGACAATCCGCCTCTGCGAAGcatgccgccaccgccgtcggACGAGCAGGAGGACAATCCACCTGTGCGAagcatgccgccaccgccgccgtcggaCAAGCAGGAGGATAATCCATCCTGGCCTGGGCTTCCATtgttgccgccgccgcccccgccggagGAGTCCGATGCGCCAGGAGTACCCTCGCTGCCGGGCTccatgccgctgccgccgccgccgccggcggcggaacCAGCAGCGCCGCCGACTCGCCCACGGCGTGCGCGGCTGCCGCCGAGGCAGGACGATCCGCCGGAACCTGAGCCGCCGGAGCTGCCTCGCCATAGGCGGACGCCGAAGGATCCGACGCCGCCACGGACGGTGGTGCCACCGCAGGAACCGGGGTGGGCCGCGGTGCCGCTGCCGATGGCACCAATGCCGGCTCCTGGGAGGCCGATCAACTACAGCACCACCGGCTGGACGACCATGCTGGTGTTCGGGGACTCGACGGTGGACCCCGGGAACAACAACCGGCTGCAGACGGTGATGAGGGCCAACTTCCTGCCGTACGGCGCGGGCTTCCTTGGCGGCAGGCCCACCGGCCGGTTCAGCAACGGCAGGCTCATCACTGACATACTCGGTACAGACGCACTCTTCTTCCCTTGCATCTATTTCGCTGGTAAATTATGCATGCACAAGGTACCACTGGGCTTCTCTTCCAATCAAATGGTGGTGGAGCTCATGTGCAGCTACAGGATTGATGTTTTTGGTCGAAAG CGGAAAGACTAG
- the LOC119319390 gene encoding uncharacterized protein LOC119319390 codes for MPSPSLLLPLHLPPLRPRLAASSPSPRYPPPFLRTLPPLAPTPRLALPAAAARSGGGGDREGNRGPAGDRGRVIPIARCYEAGLARLEVSGAARREQAVAAAAAADGGAAAEAHLGAGSEAMVMEAFLPGAGGAASTRVILQAKEVKEKAAEIKKDFGDDIFSENEPDSESILAMALKQVVMQKLSNYRLEIFSPGSGRNIQDWSKQRKVPVDFSISSSDEKLLSALAEAIFSCVIEDTEKSYLGGTGGFFQTQKLNCSSDSTVCIHRISEAEVANNARRCLESFNLTKSSHEVGRSKNAWWPAPKYGRLAEIGGPDFILWAHEFVPSYKLQINANAFENTKLEGCHELANNRWEVPISHFQLVELGNVVDMYFEDQSTIPGKTFRSHWNAEPSKIRRNNGYLNNLFSFLAGCSVIFIVGVVAQLCWPQSLKGKRLFMGSSPTSSSQSYCSDVHSLDNSEVRGYCISVVKKIKDSCGCPGDIVVDENIGAWIGELPDCFKAINLGDNAASDDAQYSCTVIKENKNPLVSTPTEMTSHLEQNDNTQESLQNIASFQVVMSEEGKLLGFQPTSRLAVNHWAENPLAALLYERRKLSPAFLEPRLKISRPAKVVPIELLMSVNSESFFALARPVQDPC; via the exons ATGCCATCTCCGtccctcctcctcccgctccaccTGCCGCCACTccgcccgcgcctcgccgcctcctccccctccccccgctACCCGCCCCCCTTTCTCAGAACCCTACCACCGCTGGCCCCCACTCCTCGCCTCGCCCTTCCCGCCGCGGCGGCTCGCTCCGGCGGGGGAGGTGACCGCGAGGGAAACCGGGGCCCGGCGGGGGACCGCGGGCGCGTCATCCCCATTGCGCGGTGCTACGAGGCGGGCCTCGCGCGGCTCGAGGTCTCCGGCGCCGcgcggcgggagcaggcggtcgcggccgcggcggcggccgacggtggggcggcggcggaggcgcacCTCGGCGCCGGCTCCGAGGCCATGGTCATGGAGGCCTTCCTCCCCGGAGCCGGTGGCGCCGCGTCCACTCGAGTG ATTTTGCAAGCCAAGGAAGTCAAAGAGAAGGCCGCTGAGATAAAGAAGGACTTTGGTGATGATATTTTCTCTGAAAATGAACCTGATTCCGAGAGTATCTTGGCTATGGCCCTCAAGCAAGTTGTGATGCAGAAGCTTTCAAACTATCGGCTAGAAATCTTCTCCCCAGGTTCAGGGAGGAACATCCAGGACTGGAGCAAACAACGGAAG GTTCCTGTGGATTTTAGCATCAGTTCATCGGATGAAAAACTTCTATCCGCTCTTGCTGAAGCAATTTTCTCATGTGTCATTGAGGATACCGAAAAGAGTTACCTCGGTGGCACAGGCGGGTTTTTTCAAACGCAGAAGCTGAACTGCTCATCTGATTCCACTGTTTGTATACACAGAATTTCCGAGGCAGAAGTTGCAAATAACGCTAGGAGATGCTTGGAGAGTTTTAATCTTACCAAGTCCTCTCATGAAGTGGGCAGATCAAAGAATGCATGGTGGCCAGCCCCAAAATATGGAAGGTTGGCGGAGATCGGGGGTCCTGATTTTATCCTTTGGGCCCATGAGTTCGTTCCTTCTTATAAACTGCAAATTAATGCCAATGCATTCGAGAATACGAAGCTTGAGGGCTGTCATGAGTTAGCAAATAATAGGTGGGAAGTTCCCATATCCCACTTCCAACTG GTGGAACTAGGGAATGTTGTTGACATGTATTTTGAAGATCAATCTACGATTCCTGGAAAAACTTTCCGTTCTCACTGGAATGCAGAACCATCCAAGATTAGAAGGAACAAT GGTTATTTGAACAACCTTTTTTCTTTCTTGGCTGGTTGTTCTGTTATTTTTATTGTCGGCGTCGTTGCTCAGTTATGCTGGCCTCAATCTCTTAAAGGCAAAAGGTTGTTTATGGGCAGTTCACCCACCTCATCATCACAGAGCTATTGTTCTGATGTTCATTCTCTGGATAATAGTGAG GTACGAGGTTATTGCATATCTGTTGTTAAGAAAATAAAAGATTCATGTGGTTGCCCTGGGGATATAGTGGTTGATGAAAATATTGGTgcttggattggagaactgcctgacTGCTTCAAGGCCATCAATCTTGGCGATAATGCTGCTTCTGATGATGCTCAGTATTCCTGTACTGTTATCAAAGAAAATAAGAACCCATTGGTATCAACTCCCACCGAGATGACTTCTCATCTGGAACAAAACGATAATACCCAGGAAAGTCTGCAGAACATTGCTAGCTTTCAG GTGGTGATGTCAGAAGAAGGTAAATTGCTAGGTTTTCAGCCAACAAGCCGCCTAGCTGTGAACCATTGGGCCGAAAATCCACTAGCAGCACTGCTGTATGAGAGGCGGAAGCTTTCTCCAG CTTTTCTGGAGCCTAGGCTTAAAATTTCCCGTCCTGCTAAGGTTGTCCCAATTGAGTTGTTGATGTCGGTAAATTCAGAATCTTTTTTTGCTTTGGCGAGGCCTGTTCAAGATCCATGCTAA